A single genomic interval of bacterium harbors:
- a CDS encoding RHS repeat-associated core domain-containing protein, translating into VSNLRFPGQYYDKETEGIDAETGLPVPGTGLHYNWNRYYDPSLGRYLSTDPIGIDGGDLNLYAYVSQRPTVMSDPMGLKSFCAEVFIGFGGGVLFGENPDGSYFLTIRWGAGEGESFSYDPEGTSPGYQPGESSQVKTGGFAEVGLGVSPGPSVGWAGQVGGTAMRGGGVTNIYSESRLSKQFEMPSPTSPSKVRISAIAAAGSETTFLWKRK; encoded by the coding sequence CGTGAGCAACCTCCGTTTCCCCGGCCAATACTACGACAAGGAGACAGAGGGCATAGATGCTGAAACTGGCCTTCCTGTCCCCGGCACGGGGCTGCATTACAACTGGAACAGGTACTATGACCCGAGTCTGGGGAGGTACCTGTCAACCGATCCCATCGGCATCGACGGCGGGGATCTCAATCTGTATGCGTATGTCTCACAACGACCTACCGTGATGTCGGATCCAATGGGTCTGAAGTCTTTTTGCGCGGAGGTCTTTATAGGTTTTGGAGGCGGGGTTTTATTCGGAGAGAATCCGGACGGCTCCTACTTCCTTACGATTCGATGGGGCGCTGGAGAAGGCGAGTCGTTTAGTTATGACCCGGAGGGAACGAGTCCCGGTTATCAACCTGGCGAATCGTCGCAAGTGAAGACCGGCGGCTTTGCGGAAGTAGGCCTTGGCGTCAGTCCGGGGCCATCCGTCGGTTGGGCCGGCCAAGTCGGTGGCACTGCCATGCGGGGGGGAGGGGTGACCAACATATATTCTGAGAGCAGGCTGTCGAAGCAGTTCGAAATGCCATCTCCTACCAGTCCGAGCAAGGTGAGGATTAGTGCAATTGCTGCGGCCGGCTCCGAAACTACGTTCTTGTGGAAGCGGAAATGA